In Phormidium yuhuli AB48, one genomic interval encodes:
- a CDS encoding FGGY family carbohydrate kinase, translated as MTSDKRYVLALDLGTTGNRAILFDRDGEVVGQSYKELKQYYPEPGWLEHDAVEIWQDTLGCAEDVLDEADVSAKEVAAIGSTVQRETCLLWDKNTGRPLWCGPCWKRSPSPIGGGVTPPMGDGGSLSDPGCARSRWGHESANAIAGGLARG; from the coding sequence ATGACAAGCGATAAACGATACGTTTTAGCCCTCGATTTGGGAACCACGGGCAACCGGGCGATTCTTTTTGATCGCGATGGGGAAGTGGTGGGACAATCCTATAAGGAATTGAAACAGTATTATCCAGAACCGGGCTGGTTGGAACATGATGCTGTGGAGATTTGGCAAGATACTCTCGGCTGTGCGGAAGATGTATTAGATGAGGCTGATGTTAGCGCCAAAGAGGTGGCGGCGATTGGCTCAACGGTTCAGCGAGAAACCTGTTTACTCTGGGATAAAAATACTGGGCGACCCCTTTGGTGCGGGCCGTGTTGGAAGAGATCGCCGTCCCCCATTGGCGGGGGAGTTACACCGCCAATGGGGGACGGCGGTTCATTGTCTGACCCTGGATGTGCGCGATCGCGATGGGGTCATGAGTCAGCTAACGCAATTGCCGGTGGATTGGCAAGGGGTTGA
- a CDS encoding SDR family NAD(P)-dependent oxidoreductase, whose product MRDRDGVMSQLTQLPVDWQGVDILVNNAGLSRGLDKLQEGDLDDWEEMIDANVKGLLYVTRAIVPGMVERQGGHIINIGSIAGRHAYPRGNVYCASKAAVRAITQGLKQDLLGTPIRVSEIDPGLVETEFSEVRFHGDRQRASETYHGLTPLTGEDIADLVWFCASRPNHVNISEMLVVPTDQATATQVYRR is encoded by the coding sequence GTGCGCGATCGCGATGGGGTCATGAGTCAGCTAACGCAATTGCCGGTGGATTGGCAAGGGGTTGATATCCTGGTCAATAATGCTGGACTCAGTCGGGGCCTGGATAAACTGCAAGAGGGCGATCTCGATGATTGGGAGGAGATGATTGATGCCAACGTCAAGGGACTCCTCTATGTGACGCGGGCCATTGTCCCTGGGATGGTTGAACGCCAGGGGGGACATATTATTAATATTGGCTCGATCGCGGGCCGTCATGCCTATCCTCGGGGGAATGTCTATTGTGCCTCGAAAGCGGCAGTGCGGGCGATTACTCAAGGCTTAAAACAGGATTTACTGGGAACGCCGATTCGGGTGAGTGAGATTGATCCGGGTTTGGTGGAGACGGAGTTTAGTGAGGTTCGCTTCCACGGCGATCGCCAGCGGGCCAGTGAAACCTATCATGGCTTAACGCCCCTAACCGGCGAAGATATCGCGGATCTGGTCTGGTTTTGCGCCAGCCGCCCGAACCATGTCAACATTAGTGAAATGCTCGTGGTTCCCACCGACCAGGCTACGGCAACTCAAGTCTATCGACGCTAG
- a CDS encoding element excision factor XisI family protein yields MNNKQVHGCVLHLEIIGDKVWIHQDGLEDGIADELLNAGIPQDKIVLGFHHPDLRPYTGFAIR; encoded by the coding sequence CTGAATAACAAACAAGTTCATGGTTGTGTTCTCCACTTAGAAATTATCGGCGATAAGGTGTGGATTCACCAAGATGGCTTAGAAGATGGAATCGCCGATGAGTTACTGAACGCCGGTATCCCCCAAGATAAGATTGTTTTAGGGTTCCATCACCCTGATCTTCGACCTTATACGGGGTTTGCGATCCGTTAG
- a CDS encoding Uma2 family endonuclease yields the protein MLNQIEEQHIALTLDEFLDWYPDGYEGRFELHDGVIVKVQPTGTHEQVAGFLASKLSIYIDRQDLPFFIPRQGLVKAIDSPKSAYIPDVIVLDRNALDHEPLWKQRSTIIQGATIKLAIEVVSTNWQDDYLMKLGEYEKLGIAEYWIVDYLGLGGRRYIGDPKQPTVSIYDWVDGEYRVNLFRGQDRLRSPTFPELNLTVEQLVQVAT from the coding sequence ATGTTAAACCAGATAGAAGAACAACACATTGCCCTGACCTTAGATGAGTTTCTGGATTGGTATCCCGATGGGTATGAGGGGCGATTTGAACTACATGATGGAGTCATTGTCAAGGTGCAACCAACCGGAACTCACGAGCAAGTTGCTGGTTTTTTAGCCTCTAAACTATCCATTTACATTGACCGTCAAGACTTGCCCTTTTTTATCCCCCGCCAAGGACTGGTTAAAGCCATTGATTCCCCTAAATCGGCTTATATCCCCGATGTGATAGTCTTGGATAGGAATGCCCTAGACCATGAACCGTTATGGAAACAGCGATCGACCATTATCCAGGGTGCGACTATTAAGTTAGCCATAGAAGTCGTGAGTACGAATTGGCAGGATGATTATCTAATGAAGCTGGGAGAATACGAGAAATTGGGAATTGCTGAATATTGGATTGTTGATTATTTAGGATTGGGAGGTCGGCGTTATATTGGAGACCCGAAGCAACCGACGGTTTCGATTTATGATTGGGTCGATGGAGAATATCGGGTTAACTTATTTCGAGGTCAGGACAGGTTGCGATCGCCCACCTTCCCGGAGTTAAACCTAACTGTAGAACAACTCGTTCAAGTTGCAACATGA
- a CDS encoding restriction endonuclease: MQLRALIASKTRASSAAKQRSGQAYARMLGLTPGPSGKDDLIDGSGVVNGRFIYFQCKLSQYPLGAKYADEFYAGLEKYEAQIGVMLSGVGYTIGKNEGFLARLEGYPRIQQGIFRYHLLSLEDLYCESERFLRALEDLPPLQDLRDDSCQEE, translated from the coding sequence GTGCAACTACGGGCGCTGATTGCGAGTAAAACTCGGGCAAGTTCGGCGGCGAAACAGCGTTCTGGGCAGGCTTATGCGCGGATGTTGGGCTTAACTCCTGGCCCGAGTGGAAAAGATGACCTCATCGATGGTTCGGGGGTAGTCAATGGACGTTTCATCTACTTTCAATGTAAGCTTTCCCAATATCCGTTGGGTGCTAAATATGCCGATGAGTTTTATGCTGGCTTGGAGAAGTATGAAGCTCAAATTGGTGTTATGCTCTCGGGTGTGGGTTATACAATTGGTAAAAATGAGGGATTTTTAGCTCGTTTAGAGGGGTATCCTCGCATTCAACAAGGAATCTTTCGCTATCATTTGTTGAGTCTTGAAGACCTCTATTGTGAGTCCGAGCGTTTTCTAAGAGCTTTGGAGGATTTACCGCCACTCCAGGATTTACGAGATGATAGTTGTCAGGAGGAATAA
- a CDS encoding ParA family protein, translated as MDRTTEVILCNYTKGGAGKTTVAVHIAKVLVEQTIGKTLLVDCDPRPDSWRFFQGSRPQSGQTRVSCRSRLDLLWNPPQSRGSRFKPIKKAEYSQYDYLVIDSDSPPEDSLTLLSDTLPDLFIIPISQSQSHSIQDIPSFLQDIEREVQFIRDSGLDYNPVAKVVPLGVEYQSIESELQAWEFHHLNVIIAQPMPPLAQEIQTSLKERKIIWAYPNFDNLKNYFIDLIKVEIPEVE; from the coding sequence ATGGATAGAACAACTGAGGTTATACTCTGTAACTACACGAAGGGTGGAGCTGGAAAAACCACCGTTGCCGTTCATATCGCCAAGGTTCTGGTTGAGCAAACGATTGGGAAAACACTCCTCGTAGACTGTGATCCGCGTCCGGATTCTTGGCGATTTTTCCAAGGATCTCGGCCGCAATCTGGTCAAACTCGGGTATCTTGCCGAAGCCGTCTAGATTTACTCTGGAATCCACCCCAGTCCAGAGGCTCTCGATTTAAACCGATCAAGAAGGCAGAATACTCCCAATATGACTATCTTGTAATTGACAGTGACAGCCCCCCCGAGGATTCATTAACCCTTCTGAGCGACACCTTACCTGACCTGTTTATTATTCCTATTTCTCAGTCTCAATCTCACTCTATTCAGGATATTCCGAGTTTTCTCCAGGATATTGAGCGGGAGGTGCAGTTTATTCGGGACTCTGGGTTAGACTATAACCCTGTGGCGAAAGTCGTTCCTTTGGGCGTTGAGTATCAATCTATAGAGTCTGAATTACAGGCTTGGGAATTTCACCACTTGAATGTCATAATTGCGCAGCCCATGCCGCCTTTAGCTCAGGAGATTCAAACGTCTTTGAAGGAGAGAAAAATCATCTGGGCTTACCCTAATTTTGACAACTTAAAGAACTATTTTATTGATTTAATTAAAGTAGAAATTCCGGAGGTAGAATAA
- a CDS encoding aldo/keto reductase, protein MTTLTLPPMGCGTWAWGNRLLWDYDDSMDRGLQQVFNLCVDNGVTLFDTGDSYGTGKLSGRSESLLGQFTQRYCETAVKVQRTEICLATKLAPYPWRLSRGSMIAAAEASAERLGRIDLAQMHWSTANYFPWQEWPLLDGLMDLYEAGKVRGVGVSNYGPKRLRRVHRRFAERGIPLVSLQVQYSLLSTYPVTELGLKEVCDELGIQLIAYSPLALGLLTGKYSDEKTPSGLRGVVCRQILPGARSLLDCLGAIAQSREKTPAQVALNWCMAKGTIPIPGAKTLEQAQQNLGALGWMLESGEVEELDREAAKVKKPMVQNIFQSR, encoded by the coding sequence ATGACCACTTTAACCTTACCCCCGATGGGCTGTGGAACCTGGGCTTGGGGAAATCGCCTACTTTGGGACTATGACGACAGCATGGATAGGGGTCTGCAACAGGTGTTTAATCTCTGTGTAGACAACGGCGTTACCCTCTTTGACACGGGGGACTCCTATGGAACGGGGAAACTCAGTGGACGCAGTGAATCCCTATTAGGACAATTCACACAACGCTACTGTGAAACGGCGGTTAAGGTGCAACGGACGGAGATTTGTCTGGCCACGAAATTAGCCCCCTATCCTTGGCGACTTAGCCGGGGTTCCATGATTGCAGCGGCGGAGGCTTCAGCGGAGCGTTTGGGGCGGATTGATTTGGCGCAAATGCACTGGTCAACGGCGAATTATTTTCCCTGGCAGGAATGGCCCTTACTTGATGGCTTAATGGATTTATATGAGGCGGGAAAAGTGCGGGGAGTTGGGGTCTCGAATTATGGACCCAAACGCTTGCGGCGAGTGCATCGTCGTTTTGCAGAACGGGGGATTCCTCTGGTGTCGTTACAGGTGCAGTATTCGTTGCTTTCGACCTATCCGGTGACGGAGTTAGGGTTAAAAGAGGTCTGCGATGAATTGGGGATTCAATTGATTGCTTATAGTCCCTTGGCGTTGGGGTTATTGACGGGGAAATACTCGGACGAAAAGACCCCTTCGGGGTTGCGGGGAGTGGTCTGTCGGCAGATTTTGCCGGGGGCGCGATCGCTGTTAGATTGTTTGGGGGCGATCGCTCAATCTCGTGAGAAAACTCCAGCCCAAGTGGCGTTGAATTGGTGTATGGCGAAGGGAACGATTCCCATTCCGGGGGCGAAAACCCTAGAACAGGCTCAGCAAAATCTGGGGGCGTTGGGTTGGATGTTAGAGAGTGGAGAGGTCGAGGAATTGGATCGGGAAGCGGCGAAGGTGAAAAAGCCCATGGTACAGAACATTTTTCAAAGCCGCTAG
- a CDS encoding DUF4336 domain-containing protein: MSEYSWNFWFTLPIYPYGQRRTLRREVVRDRLWTFDQLQGIFYVVVPIRMTVVKLDAGGLLVYAPIAPTGECLRLLHELVADHGPVRYIIHPTVSGLEHKVFVGPFARACPQAQVYIAPQQWSFPLNLPLSWLGLPGDRTRVIPDEPSQLPFADQCALEVLGPINLGTGWFGEVALYDRPSRSLLLTDSLIAIPEDPPAIVQLDSFPLLFHAKDSPFDRVEDTPENRRKGWKRICLFASYFRPSVLETAPWGQVIRDAFKVGDRSRKNYFGLYPFQWTDDWQRSFEALRGNGRPLVAPVLQQLILNRAPQETLDWVERVSQWHCDRLISAHFQSPISITKEQFCQAFAFLKSQDLWTPAPLPNIDLQLLAEIDQVLCDRGIVPPSKLSR; this comes from the coding sequence ATGAGTGAGTATTCTTGGAATTTTTGGTTTACGTTGCCGATTTATCCCTATGGACAGCGGCGGACGTTGCGGCGGGAGGTGGTGCGCGATCGCCTGTGGACGTTTGACCAACTTCAGGGGATTTTTTATGTGGTGGTTCCTATCCGCATGACGGTGGTGAAACTGGATGCGGGGGGGTTGTTGGTGTATGCACCGATCGCTCCCACTGGGGAATGTTTAAGGCTTCTCCATGAATTGGTGGCTGACCATGGTCCGGTTCGCTATATTATCCATCCCACGGTGTCGGGGTTGGAACATAAGGTGTTTGTGGGACCGTTTGCTCGGGCCTGTCCCCAGGCCCAGGTGTATATTGCCCCGCAACAGTGGAGTTTTCCGCTTAATCTACCGCTGAGTTGGTTGGGCCTTCCGGGCGATCGCACAAGGGTGATTCCTGATGAACCCAGTCAACTCCCCTTTGCGGACCAATGCGCCCTGGAGGTTCTCGGCCCCATTAATCTGGGAACGGGTTGGTTTGGGGAAGTGGCGCTCTATGACCGCCCTAGCCGGAGTTTACTGCTAACGGATAGTCTCATTGCCATTCCTGAAGACCCCCCGGCGATTGTCCAGTTGGACAGTTTTCCCCTGTTATTTCACGCTAAGGATAGTCCTTTTGATCGAGTCGAGGATACGCCGGAAAATCGCCGCAAGGGCTGGAAGCGTATCTGTTTGTTTGCGTCGTATTTCCGCCCCAGTGTTTTGGAGACAGCGCCCTGGGGTCAGGTGATTCGGGATGCCTTTAAGGTGGGCGATCGCTCTCGTAAAAACTACTTTGGTTTATATCCCTTTCAATGGACGGATGATTGGCAACGCTCCTTTGAGGCGCTGCGGGGCAATGGTCGCCCCTTGGTGGCGCCGGTGTTGCAGCAACTGATTCTTAATCGTGCCCCCCAGGAGACCTTAGATTGGGTGGAACGGGTCTCTCAATGGCACTGCGATCGCTTGATTTCTGCTCATTTTCAGTCTCCTATTTCTATCACAAAAGAGCAGTTTTGTCAAGCGTTTGCTTTTCTCAAAAGTCAGGACTTATGGACTCCGGCTCCTTTGCCTAACATCGATTTACAACTGTTAGCCGAGATTGACCAGGTTCTGTGCGATCGGGGTATTGTTCCCCCCTCAAAACTCAGCCGTTAG
- the dndD gene encoding DNA sulfur modification protein DndD, whose protein sequence is MKFLELVLQNFGPYIGRQELNLRPIEAEGGELAPIILFGGMNGGGKTTLMDAIRLALYGQRAQCSTRGSLNYGDFLAQCVNRHSDPHEKTRIELLFEQVVNNRQVRYRIIRTWDRHPKEGKETLGIYQPDGVGNSDWKDEALSETWDEYVETLLPLGISNLFLFDGEQVKELAEQEAPPPLVSGAIKSLLGLELAERLAVDLEVLVNRKRKTLAGKKERAEIEAIERRLEEAQQEHQELQEQVKGLKRERQRTLEEEERATAVFRAQGGKIAEERAALEAQQASQKQEVERHRDRLRELAAGCLPLVGIEPLLRMAHKQGDWEAQETRARLLQGAMEERDQRLLALLHGLDLTTSQLERVEEFLGEDGPETQDEAALWLGLSERQLQGLGALLGDRLLDGFRQWEMTQEALQEALEALTRTEQLMAQAAPKEESDRLFQAMTQAQGERQKLDATLELREREVQQRGAEVERIKKELASYGEENVDRQNANHLIDNAKSVQRTLGQFRERLTLRKLNKLELEVTECFRYLLHKSDLVHRVVIEAEDFRLLLYDRQGQMVPKHRLSAGEKQLLAIAFLWGLARVSGRQLPVAIDTPLGRLDSSHRQNLVERYFPAASHQVILLSTDTEIREAEAKQLREFGAIAREYRLDYDPKLQQTRVQSGYFEFGEGG, encoded by the coding sequence ATGAAATTCCTCGAACTCGTCCTACAAAACTTTGGTCCTTATATCGGACGACAAGAACTCAATTTACGTCCAATCGAAGCGGAAGGGGGGGAACTGGCCCCGATTATCCTCTTCGGAGGGATGAATGGTGGCGGGAAAACCACCCTCATGGATGCGATTCGCCTGGCCCTCTATGGACAACGGGCCCAATGTTCAACGCGGGGAAGTCTCAATTATGGGGATTTCTTGGCTCAATGTGTGAATCGCCATAGTGACCCCCATGAGAAAACGAGGATTGAACTGCTGTTTGAGCAGGTGGTGAATAATCGCCAGGTGCGGTATCGGATTATTCGCACTTGGGATCGCCATCCCAAGGAAGGGAAGGAAACGCTGGGGATTTATCAGCCGGATGGGGTGGGAAATAGTGATTGGAAGGATGAGGCCCTGTCGGAAACGTGGGATGAGTATGTGGAAACGCTGCTCCCTTTGGGGATTTCTAATTTGTTTCTGTTTGATGGGGAACAGGTGAAGGAGTTGGCGGAACAGGAGGCCCCACCGCCCCTGGTGTCGGGGGCGATTAAGTCTCTGTTAGGGTTGGAGTTAGCGGAACGCTTGGCGGTGGATTTGGAGGTGTTGGTGAATCGCAAGCGCAAGACGTTGGCGGGAAAGAAGGAACGAGCGGAGATTGAGGCGATTGAGCGGCGTTTGGAGGAGGCTCAGCAGGAGCATCAGGAACTTCAGGAGCAGGTTAAGGGGTTAAAACGGGAACGCCAGAGGACCCTGGAGGAGGAGGAACGGGCAACGGCGGTGTTTCGCGCTCAGGGGGGCAAGATTGCTGAGGAACGAGCGGCCCTGGAGGCTCAGCAGGCGAGTCAGAAACAGGAGGTGGAGCGTCATCGCGATCGCCTGCGGGAGTTGGCGGCGGGTTGTTTACCTCTCGTTGGGATTGAGCCGTTGTTACGGATGGCTCATAAGCAAGGGGATTGGGAAGCTCAAGAAACTCGCGCTCGTTTGCTACAGGGGGCGATGGAGGAGCGAGATCAGCGGCTGTTGGCGCTGTTGCACGGGTTGGACTTGACGACATCTCAGTTAGAGAGGGTGGAAGAGTTTTTAGGGGAGGATGGCCCGGAAACCCAGGATGAGGCGGCCCTATGGTTGGGGTTGAGTGAGCGCCAGTTGCAGGGGTTGGGGGCTTTGCTGGGCGATCGCCTTCTCGATGGGTTCCGTCAATGGGAGATGACTCAAGAGGCGTTACAGGAGGCGTTGGAGGCGTTGACTCGCACGGAACAGTTGATGGCTCAGGCGGCCCCCAAGGAGGAGAGCGATCGCCTGTTCCAAGCCATGACGCAGGCCCAGGGGGAACGCCAGAAACTCGATGCGACTCTGGAGTTACGAGAACGGGAGGTTCAGCAGCGAGGGGCTGAGGTGGAACGGATTAAGAAGGAGTTGGCCAGTTATGGGGAGGAGAATGTCGATCGCCAAAATGCCAATCATTTGATTGATAATGCCAAATCGGTGCAACGGACGTTAGGGCAGTTCCGGGAACGGTTGACGCTACGGAAACTCAATAAGTTGGAATTGGAGGTGACGGAATGTTTCCGCTATCTGTTGCATAAGTCGGATTTGGTGCATCGGGTGGTGATTGAGGCGGAGGACTTTCGCTTACTGTTATATGATCGTCAGGGGCAGATGGTTCCCAAACATCGCCTTTCGGCGGGGGAAAAGCAGTTGTTGGCGATCGCCTTCCTCTGGGGCTTGGCGCGGGTGTCGGGCCGTCAGCTTCCGGTGGCGATTGATACTCCCCTAGGGCGCTTGGATTCCTCTCACCGTCAAAATCTGGTGGAACGCTATTTTCCGGCGGCGAGTCATCAGGTGATTTTGTTGTCGACGGATACGGAGATTCGTGAGGCGGAAGCGAAGCAACTGCGAGAGTTTGGGGCGATCGCCCGGGAATACCGCCTCGACTATGACCCCAAGTTGCAGCAAACTCGGGTGCAATCGGGGTATTTTGAGTTTGGGGAAGGGGGATAG
- a CDS encoding Spy/CpxP family protein refolding chaperone, with protein MANSTHFNHPVHNNHRTRKAALLGLLGFLVLGTVTTSYANAEDLRPREIQMSQRGPGERGQMRWMERLDLTSDQMNSIQAIRDRYQPQLETLRERMKQQRDTMHTVMGSNASSEDIRQQRQQMMQLRDEMSELRFNSMMEIREVLTEEQRAQVREWMEERRGQRGERGGQGGEGRRGPGGMR; from the coding sequence ATGGCTAACTCAACTCATTTTAACCATCCCGTTCACAACAACCACCGCACCCGCAAAGCCGCACTCTTAGGACTTTTAGGGTTCCTAGTGTTGGGAACCGTAACCACATCCTATGCCAATGCGGAAGATTTGCGGCCTCGTGAGATTCAGATGAGTCAGCGGGGCCCGGGAGAGCGGGGACAAATGCGTTGGATGGAACGCCTGGATTTGACGTCGGATCAAATGAACTCTATCCAGGCAATTCGCGATCGCTATCAACCGCAACTGGAAACACTTCGTGAACGGATGAAACAGCAGCGCGATACCATGCACACGGTGATGGGCAGTAACGCTTCGTCTGAGGATATCCGTCAACAGCGTCAACAGATGATGCAGTTACGGGATGAGATGTCGGAGTTGCGCTTCAACTCAATGATGGAAATCCGCGAGGTTCTCACAGAGGAACAGCGGGCCCAGGTTCGCGAGTGGATGGAAGAACGCCGTGGACAACGAGGAGAGCGTGGTGGACAGGGCGGTGAAGGTCGTCGTGGCCCCGGAGGAATGCGCTAA
- a CDS encoding sigma-70 family RNA polymerase sigma factor, with protein sequence MVATDKPNRPADGELVRRCCQGDELSFRELYRRYQGKVRATLYQLCGREVLDDLVQETFLRVWRGLPKLRSPEYFSTWLYRIVWNVATDKRRDFAKSANLRAKLQPDAPVDPPDLMELQYRDWVEEALQDLKLDFRSVIVLHDLEDLPQKQVAEILDIPVGTVKSRLFHGRKLVRRYLENQGVTF encoded by the coding sequence ATGGTGGCAACAGACAAACCCAATCGCCCCGCCGATGGGGAATTAGTGCGTCGCTGCTGTCAAGGGGATGAACTGAGTTTTCGGGAACTGTATCGACGCTATCAAGGTAAAGTGCGTGCAACACTTTATCAACTTTGTGGTCGAGAGGTGCTTGATGATCTAGTTCAGGAAACCTTCCTCCGAGTTTGGAGAGGCCTGCCGAAACTGCGATCGCCCGAATACTTTTCCACTTGGCTCTATCGTATTGTTTGGAATGTCGCCACCGATAAACGGCGAGACTTTGCCAAAAGCGCCAACTTACGGGCCAAACTCCAACCGGACGCACCGGTCGATCCTCCTGATCTGATGGAACTTCAGTATCGGGATTGGGTGGAAGAGGCGCTGCAAGATCTGAAATTAGATTTTAGGAGTGTGATTGTGTTGCATGATCTCGAAGATCTTCCCCAAAAACAGGTGGCGGAAATTCTCGACATTCCCGTGGGAACCGTCAAATCTCGTTTATTCCATGGACGGAAACTGGTCCGTCGCTATCTTGAAAATCAGGGGGTGACATTTTGA
- a CDS encoding cupin domain-containing protein, with product MASVKESTNHKALPTLTETTQGIAATELRPWGSFTVLEEGTRYKIKRIEVKPGHRLSLQMHHHRSEHWIVVSGTARVICDEKEELVYSNQSTYVPQGTSHRLENPGVIPLVLIEVQNGEYLGEDDIIRFQDDYARKDNG from the coding sequence ATGGCATCTGTTAAGGAATCGACAAATCATAAAGCGTTACCCACATTAACTGAGACCACTCAAGGCATTGCAGCCACGGAACTGCGCCCTTGGGGGTCGTTTACCGTCCTTGAAGAAGGAACTCGCTATAAAATTAAGCGCATTGAAGTCAAGCCGGGACATCGCCTCAGCTTGCAGATGCACCATCATCGCAGTGAGCATTGGATTGTCGTCTCCGGAACCGCACGAGTCATCTGTGATGAGAAGGAAGAACTGGTGTACAGCAACCAGTCCACCTATGTCCCTCAAGGAACGAGCCACCGCCTGGAAAACCCCGGTGTCATCCCCCTGGTTCTGATTGAAGTTCAGAATGGTGAATATCTCGGGGAAGACGATATTATCCGTTTCCAGGATGATTACGCCCGCAAGGACAACGGCTAA
- a CDS encoding pentapeptide repeat-containing protein, translated as MANAIHLALVENGAARWTNAKQGQGAIALDLTDAHLIGVDFREFNLANCNLRGATLIGANFRGATLTGADLSDANLNGANFHQANLRQTNLNNAQLRRASLCEADLQGAHLNQADLCEATLHGAEVVGAYLYQANLSYSDLSGVHFNGSYLARADLRSANLSQADLRQTHLHNANLSGAILTGVVLRYAQMQGVRLDAAQLSQIDDWGAMGLNKSPNL; from the coding sequence GTGGCAAACGCGATACATTTAGCCCTGGTAGAAAATGGGGCCGCCCGCTGGACGAATGCAAAACAGGGTCAGGGGGCGATCGCCTTAGATTTAACCGACGCCCATCTAATCGGGGTAGACTTCCGAGAGTTTAACCTGGCGAATTGCAATCTTCGGGGAGCGACCCTGATTGGGGCCAACTTTCGCGGGGCCACCCTCACAGGAGCGGATTTAAGTGACGCCAACCTCAACGGGGCGAACTTTCATCAAGCCAACCTGCGCCAAACGAATCTCAACAACGCTCAACTGCGTCGTGCGAGTTTATGTGAAGCGGATTTACAGGGCGCTCATCTCAACCAAGCCGACCTCTGCGAAGCCACCCTCCATGGGGCAGAGGTTGTTGGCGCCTATCTCTATCAAGCCAACCTTTCCTACAGCGACCTCTCCGGGGTTCATTTTAACGGCTCTTACCTCGCCCGCGCCGATTTACGCAGCGCTAACCTGAGCCAAGCGGATTTACGACAGACTCACCTGCACAATGCCAATCTTAGCGGTGCCATCTTGACGGGGGTGGTCCTGCGCTACGCCCAGATGCAAGGCGTCCGCTTAGATGCGGCCCAGCTAAGCCAGATTGATGACTGGGGGGCGATGGGGTTAAACAAATCCCCCAACCTCTGA
- the tmk gene encoding dTMP kinase, translating to MVGQLIVFEGIEGAGKTTQLQRAAAWLRSQVTVPVLTTREPGGTLLGQELRHLLLKVRGEDEIAPRSELLLYASDRAQHVEQYLKPNLAQGAMILCDRYTHSTLAYQGYGRQLDVGLIRQLNAIATGGLQPDLTLWFDLPPEVGLQRIQQRGEPNRLEREALAFHERVRQGYRALAAQDSERMIRLDAEAPPDELEQEIQKILQKSLGQPLS from the coding sequence ATGGTAGGTCAGTTGATTGTCTTTGAGGGAATTGAGGGAGCGGGCAAAACCACGCAATTGCAACGAGCGGCGGCCTGGTTGCGATCGCAGGTGACGGTTCCGGTGTTAACGACTCGCGAACCTGGGGGAACGCTGTTAGGGCAGGAGTTGCGTCATCTGCTGCTCAAGGTGCGGGGGGAGGATGAGATTGCCCCGCGCTCGGAATTACTCCTCTATGCCAGCGATCGCGCTCAGCATGTGGAACAGTACCTCAAGCCCAACTTAGCCCAGGGGGCAATGATTCTGTGCGATCGCTATACCCATTCCACCCTGGCGTATCAGGGCTATGGCCGACAATTGGACGTCGGGTTAATCCGACAGCTCAATGCGATCGCCACAGGGGGCTTACAGCCCGATTTAACCCTCTGGTTCGATCTCCCCCCTGAAGTGGGCCTACAACGGATTCAGCAGCGGGGGGAACCCAACCGTTTAGAACGAGAAGCCTTAGCCTTCCATGAGCGAGTGCGTCAAGGCTACCGGGCCTTAGCCGCACAAGACTCCGAACGGATGATTCGTCTCGATGCTGAGGCCCCACCCGATGAGCTTGAACAAGAAATTCAAAAAATTTTGCAAAAGAGCTTAGGCCAGCCCTTATCATGA